AGGCCTATTTCCCTttagattatattattatattatattatgtaatTATATAATAGAATTCTAAATTGCTTAATTAGTTAATGCGTGTCCTTAATGTATACATATAAGTTGCATTATAACTGCTTTCAGAAAGTGAGAGCTTAAGCAACTACACATTTGAACAGGAACACGTTTTGCTACAGAGGTTAAATATagaaaggaggagtggaggcaTGGTTTTCATATCGTCACATTATTCCGTTTTACTTGTAACTTGATACCCCATCTCTTAAGCAAAAGAGCGCTCCTGAGACAAAAGATGCAGCGCGTGGGCGTGTGTTGATAAACTTTTCCAAGCCATGAACTCAAGCAAAGCGTAGTTATTAATACAGTTGAGCAGATTAATACAACATCGACCACAAGCTACTTATATCCGTTGTTTTAAATTTAGATGAAAATACCAAAAAGGAAACTGATGTGTAGCAAAGGAGAACTGTTGGGTAGCGAAGTACAGCGCTTTAAAACAATTGACCAATGAAAGAGGACACAGCTGGTAGGCGGGACGACTTATTAGGATTGACAACAGATTCCTCCAATGGTACATTCCGGTTATTGGCATTGTCCAATCATGTTTGGCATTGACCCGCTGCGTCCAACGAGTGGATTTTCAATGAGCtcgagagaaaagcagagacagacagtcatcaTTTCTCTCTCAGCTTCTTACGACTAATCCACACGGAGGCaaagagccaaaaaaaaaaactgaaccgaagagaaaataaatatctAATTTAATTCACAAAACTAACCATGGCTGATACAGCAGTTGATACGACCGCAACCGCGGAGGTTACAGCAAAGGTgcgtttcattcatttttttttccagttgaaTAGTCGTGATTAACGTTAAGTCGATGTAACTTAGCAAACTTGTGAAATAATTTGTTAGCGGTAACCTAGTTGTGACCGGGTAAAATGACAGTCGGTCATTCAGTGGTTGCAACAAACGTTATCGTTACTTTGTGTAAGTTACCAGTAACGGGAAAAAATAGTATTAATCAGAAACATCGCCTGCCACAACCATAAAACATCAGTGTGACTTATTTATAATACTCAGCATCGTCGACTTATTATTTTTGCTGAAAAAGCAACCAAACTGATGGTTGTTAGCTTTAAAATGTCTGTTGAGCACACAAAGCGCTCGAGATAATACAGCTGGTGGAGCGGTGCTGCTGTGGGCGGGAAGCCACAGTAACGTTACGCGCGGATTGAGATCAAAATGTTAAACATTGCCAATTTGagaagagggttttttttacgTGGCTTTCATTCATTGAATAACAAACGTAAAAGTAGTAACGTGTGGTACTCTAGAATAACTGTCTTGAATGGACGTAATATTGaggacatctttttttttcaggagctgaaagagaagaaagaagtcGAAGTGGAGAATAAGGATAAGGAGAATGGCAGCGGGGACGCACCTGCCAATGGCACAGTGAGTTGAGGCGCACGCTCCTTGACGAGCCTCATGGCCTTTTGTCTTAGCACCCTCATCATGCAGGTGTCGCTAGACCCGCCCCCCGTTCAGCTGCTCTCCAGACTGTGCTATCCCACCGCGCTTTGTTTGGGTTGTGAAATGGCACAGATGTTGGCTAGCGAGCTTTTGGAGGTCTCGATTGACTCTCTGACTTGGTTCCCAGAGCTTGGTAGCTAATCCTCCGGGGAGGTAATAAGAGCCCCGCACATGCTTCTTTTTAAGCATCCCCAAAGGAGTACTACAAGCAATAACTCTGGGAGGATTATTCCAACAGTGTTTGGGATAGTCCAATTTGATTTCTTGGATTGGCCCTAATCCTATGATACTGTTCACATATTAAACACCAGTCTTGACATTGTGTCTCTGGACtgacatttcctctcctcttcattcagAATGGTGCTGATCACAGTGACAAAGTGGAGAAGGCTGCAGAGGAGGAACACAAGAATGGAGACGGTACGTTCATATTAATCAGTATTAGTGTTTTTCAGGAATAGACTTTTGGAACcactatatatatttataaaacgTTTCCAGATTTGCTCATTTTTGTTCTGCCCTGATTGCATTGATTCCTGCTTTTCTCAAAATGCTATGTTGAAGTTGATGCTGGGAAACGTCCATAAGTgataatatgtttttttggaaTACTCACAAAGTAAATGGCTGTATTTTCTGATGTAATGTAAACTGTCATTacagagaaagcagaggaggcTCCCCCTGCTGAGGAGGTTGATGCACAGCCTGTGAAGCGTGCagctgaagaagaggaggtgggtTTTCTCCTCAAGCTACACCGTCACTGAAACCCCACTTGATCCATACAATTTGTACATTTTAATCACTCTCATGGTTTTAAGTCTATTATGATTAAAATTAACATTTGGTGCACTGAACTTTGATCTTGACAAATTTAAGCTTaaattttcttttccttttttaggAAAAGGTGGAGACAAAAAAgcagaagacagaagaaaacGGAGATTCAAAAGAAACAGAAGTGGAGGCTTAGAGCTCTGCCCTGCTACTTGTTTGCAGCACTGTCTAAACGGCTTGGTCAACATTGTGTTGTAGAGCTTGTGCTTTCTGTATCTttgagagattttttttgtttgctccCATGTTATCACATTGCACTGGAGTCCTGGAACATAGTGGCCCTGCCTCCTTTTTTATGAGATGTTATTTATTGGTCTAtaaaatgaacttttttttgtacttgTACAAATCGGGCCACACCATGAGATCAGTTAgggtttctttttattttttttattttacgtTTTATATATCAGTATGTTTTAAGCACATTCTCTACTATGTTACTGCTGACCAGCTGATTCATACATACAGGCAGCTGCTCCCCTCCACCAAGGCTCATGTTGACCTCTCAGATTCACTTAAAGGACCAAAGATAAGTTTTAAGCAGGGGCTAATGGACAGTTGTTAGCATTATTAGTTAAGGCATAGTTTTGTGTTGAGCTGCTAGTAGTTAATCCTTTGCCTGGCTGCCCTGTTAACATAACAGATGGCACAAATGAATGAAGGGGTCTGTCTTGTGCCTCCATGATAAGATTACTTGACCCTGTTTTATGGAGGCATGCTTTTGCAATGTTAATTAACCCCTCTTAAATCTTAAAGCTTTGGTCATTTGTTCTGTATGCATTCCACGCAAGTTTGTACCATTTAtactctgttttttttggtttttttccgGTGTCCAATGAGTTCATTATGTTATGGCTGGGTAGCCCAGTTTTGTGTCCAAGACTGCCTTTCTCAGAACCAGAATGACGTTCGGTTACTTCAGCCACTGCTTTGTATATTCTGATTAACAAATAAATTGTCTTTTTACTTACGTATTGCCTGTACTTTTGTGTGCACATTACCTGCTTATAGATTATCAGTGCTTCTCTTACAGCTGTGGCTTTATAAGTAGATGATGTCACTTGACCTAATTTTCCTTAACATGGAAAATGGTTGGCTTAGATGTAGGAAGGAACAGGAATGATTTTCCCAGTCACTTGGTAATGGAAAAGGATGCATGGAATCAAAGGTTTTCTGTCTTGTGTCTCTGAGCTCCCCCATGTGGCCCGTTTTGAGGTTGCAGATTATGATAATTCAGGTCAACTGGGGTGAAATCTTAGTTGGGTGTACAACTAAAaatagtgatttaaaaaaaaaataaaagtggtgCAATAACCGACACAGGAgtccaaaatgacaaaatgatcaTTTTAGTTTCAACTCAACCCTGAAGTAAAGTAGCTGTTACAGTAACACTGTTAATATTGAGCAATAGGTGGCAccataaaacacagaaatactaaaaatgtgttttctcaaGCAAGCTGCAACAGCATGATCCATACAGTTCCCGTTTCCTAAGAAACATGAGCATGATATTTGTCCAGTCAGTTATGGAGGTTTTAGTGGTAGGCAATGATTGACATTCTGCTGAGGCACCACCAGTTCTAAATGACTGGGATGATAAAGTTGGGGTGCTCAAAGTGGAaaccagtcagtgaaaccaTCAAAATGAAAGGCAGAAAACAGGTTATACTGATGGTTAACTTTGTAAAAGCTCTGAAATCAGGCTCTGTGCCAGTCGTGTTGAGGATGTTTAGGCAATGCAAAGCAAGCTTGTTTGACATGGCACaacatattgaaaaataaatcatttgcaGCTTTTCTTTTTATCAGGAACCAGATGAAGATGGAATTTAGGGTGGATGGAGGAATGGATGTTTAATGCTTCCTGTGAGGAAGTTGGATAGCTAACCCAAATGTGAGAGGATTGCACTACAGTGTGAGCCTCAATGGGTTGAGTGTAGTGACAGAAGCCTACAACCTACAGCATGCGCCCTAATGGTGAAGATAAGCACTTGCCGCTGGCAATGTGAACCCCATAGGTCTTTCCTGTCAGTGTTGTCCGACTTCATGGTTACCCATAGTTCACATGAATCTTCTGAGAATTCTTGCCAGTCAAACaactgttgtttgtttgtttgttgttcttctgttttgttCGGTTTCCGACTGAATGCTGAATCACACCCCAGTTTCAACTTCTCCTCTTCCTGATAATGACAAGAATCACTGTCATTACAACGGTATGGCCAGGAGCAGGGTGACAGCTCACAGTGCTGTCCATGGCTTAGTGAGGGCGCAGACATAATTTGCCACCAGTACACAGTtctctgtgtttttgagtgtttgcgtgtgtgaatgtatgtgtgtgtgtgtgtgtgtgtgtgtgtgtgtgtgtgtgtgtgtgtgtcatcctaTTAGTCATGGCTTTATGTCGATAAAGTAATTAATTGGCATTGTACTCTTACTGGGGACTTGAATAAGAGTCGACCAGCACAAAACTTTGTCAAGTGAGAGGCTAGCACATAGGTAAACTAATGGTCATTGggagccctttgagactgtaacagtgATTAAGGGCTAAACAAATAAACTTTGCTTGAATATTAAGTATGTGTTTGCAACATTACGCCATCAGAGTTCTTGAATGAAAGATTTTACGTAGTTGTGCGTGAGTGCTGTCGTGATGCTCAAGGCTTCAAACAAAGGTCAGTGGCAGCACATTCGGTTAGTCACAAAATCCTGCCTAAAGTGCGATGCTAATATGCTAACTCAGAGAAACAGGCAGGTAGACATCCCCTTGGccatgtgaccaaaacaaaacattaacacGAGGCATTGAGAGACTATATTGCAGCTCATGCAGACGTTATGCAACtgataaaaggaagaaaaagagggaaaagctGTGGTTAGCCTGTATGTAGTGATCAAAATTCTATCGTAAACACCAACAAGCAAGGAAAGATGGTGAAAGGTTCAACTTGCAGCAAAGAAATCAGACACACAACAGCCTATAATATTCTTAATTCACAAGCATACTCATAGAGGTCACCCATTCAACAAtgtcacaatcacacacacacacacacacacacacacatacatacacacttgcacaaatCCAAATCTCCCATACCGCAGTCAAAAAGTCACACGTTTGGAAAAGTTAGGAAAAAatgcatgggcacacacactgtatgaaaCACACTGGTCATGTACACATATTAGAGCAGTGGccaatgtctgtctgtctgtctgtctgtctcgctctgaGAAGAGCAGTGCTGAGTGAGGTGAAATAATATATGGAATTGTGCTGTACAGTGTGCGgcatgatgtacagtatgttgtccTATCAGTGCTGTGAAGGTCAAAAGAGACCGTAAGCGAGAGCGTGAGAGCGTGAGTGTGTCGTTTGAGTGTGTGAGGTAAAGTAAATTAAGAGGCTTTCTAAATGTGCACCAATAGTGGCTGGGTCTCGCTTTCGGGGGGCTCACCCTCGGGGGGGGGCAGCTGGTACACCACGCAGAGAGAGGAGTACAGACAGCCCACGAATGACATCAGGCTTGAAAAGTACATCACTCCCTGGGCCCCACCCaccagtgaggtcagaggtcccATCGCCACGGAGACCAGGATCTGAGCCAGGAAATACTGGCAGCTGAGCAGAGAGATGTCCACTCCCATCCCTCGCCTGGTCCCTTCCTCAGATGAGCCACAAAACTAAAGGACATACACACGTAATTTAGTCATACGATCAATCTGGATAGTTCACCACAAATCACTACGGTGTTACAAAGTTCATCTCTGAAAATGCCATCAAGAAGTGAAAAATGATTCATGGTAAATTAATGCTATGTCTGCATGCAGCGACTGACCTGAGGGCTCTGGTAGTATTCACACAGCAGAGAGTAAGGCAGCGTGCatagagaggagaagagcacCCCGTAggtgacacagagagaaagtacCACATAGAGGTTGGTGGAGAGTGTGGCCAGGCCCGTGCCCAAACCAAATGCCAGGTAGGCAAAAAAGTAGAGAGTGCGGAGAGAAAAACGTTCCTCCAGTTTCTCCAATATGGCTAGAAgcagaagagaaacagaaagaccaAATGTGAAGCTGTACATACCATGACAGACACATTATTGGACAAACCCAACAGGGTAGAAAGTACTCTTTGCTGGCCAGAGCTGCACTGACACCCAAGAAACAATGTGTTGTGCCTGCAGCTTACCTGAGTAGAAAGCAGCACTGAATGCATAGATGCACATGCCCCAGCAGCCCATGCTGACCCCAGCATTGTAGCGTTGGTAAGCCTCAGAGTCGTGGGGTGCTTTGGGGTCTCCTTCAAACACCACCTCCCCCATGAAGTCAGTGTAGAACAGCAGCATGCCCTCAAAGGACAGCCAGCCTAGAACACAGAAAGACCCCAAAAAAGTTACTTAATAACTGTTCAAACTAaatcaaatacaaaatagaCAGCTTTTACTGTGGTGCAGGAATGGTGGCTAATTAGGCTTGGAACACTGTCATGACACATATTTGCAAATACATTACTGTTTTCAAATGAAGTTAATTTTCTCACCCAAAAAATGATTAGTGCATAAGCTCCGCAGAGAGGGAGGCATCCTGTAGATGgccacacacagcagcttcaTTGACATCTGGGATTCTGCCGTCTCCACATTCTCACTCAGATCACTCTCATAGCGCACGCCATTCAGCAAAATGTTTGCAACCTTCATTAGACAAAAGCAAAGAGGGACATTGTGTTGAAAAATGCAGTGGTGGCTACTGACTATTTAAACCGTTTGCACATGTAAgtaaaagatgttttttttgtttttcaaacagGGCTGACCTGCTGGCTGAAGGTCACTGTCCTTCTGCGTCCATTCTCCAGCCCAATAATCTGGGTTGCCATGGGTTCCTGCATTAGTGCAAGACTCTGGGGGCGCTTCAGGATGCCAGCAGAGGAGCGACGATGTGACCCTGCACCAGGGTGAGCCGCAGCTCCAGTCTGAGGTGCTCCTTGAGTTTGGGCCTCTCCTCCTGGC
This DNA window, taken from Centroberyx gerrardi isolate f3 chromosome 5, fCenGer3.hap1.cur.20231027, whole genome shotgun sequence, encodes the following:
- the LOC139908567 gene encoding uncharacterized protein LOC139908567, yielding MADTAVDTTATAEVTAKELKEKKEVEVENKDKENGSGDAPANGTNGADHSDKVEKAAEEEHKNGDEKAEEAPPAEEVDAQPVKRAAEEEEEKVETKKQKTEENGDSKETEVEA